Within Vicia villosa cultivar HV-30 ecotype Madison, WI linkage group LG1, Vvil1.0, whole genome shotgun sequence, the genomic segment CAGTGGCAGAAATGTTTCTGCTAGAGTTGTCAAAATGGGCCACCCGGCCCATTTAGGGCCGGCCCCGATGGGTCTGGGCTTTTTAGGGCTGAGCCAAAAAAACCTATTGTAATATGGGCCTCAAAATTACTACCCGAGCCCGACCCTatatgggcttcgggctacccggccTTAAAtgggttttttaataaaaaaattaaaataaaaaatccataatatttattataaataaaataaaaaattatattattttgaacataatatatttttaagtattatattattatcttttgtaaatactataatgtgtttatAAATACAATACATGTTTAAATTGTAGAAAATAATactcaaatatttaatataagagAAATTAATAGAATACGAGGaaataatgttgattatattaatgtataatatttggaagagaaagattgaatataatagaaacaaaatttagtgaagtgagaaaaatcaatgttTTATTTTGGAGTAACACAATATaagaattaatataattttttaaaatttatagttaTGCGGGCCTAATGGGCTACCCATGACCGGCTAGCCCTAATGGGCCGCGGGCTTTTTAAGGCTGGGCTAAAAAAGGCCttaaaaatatgggctctaatttaaaggcccaagccctatgatttttcggaCCGGGCAGGCcagcccatatgggctagcccattttgacagctctagtttCTGCCATGGAAACTAAAAAAATGAAGTGTGTTATTTCTGGTGTTTGGAGATATATCTCCAAACTCGTTCCTTCCTAATTAACTAACATCGTTTGTTATGTTTTTATCAAGGATAATGGATGAAAACAACGAAAGGATGAGACTCGACCGCCCCACCCTAACCGCGTCTGCTCGCCGCGAGAGGGTTCATCAGCATGAGCAGACTATAGTTGTCCCCATGCCTTACGAAAAGGAGGAATCAACCTTTAGGAGTTGACTATCACGGGGTTCGGGATCCCGGAGTCATGTGCACCATGATGAGGATGTCCCAGTTGCACAACACGTCTCCCCAATTGCATAACAGGTCTTAGTTATTGAGGAGGTTCACTTACATACCCTTTTCAGAAGGGCCCACTGACACTTCATTACTCATATACTTTGTAGATCATGTGGCTCCGCATATCTGGGACGAAGAGGTATATTTTTTAAGGgttctattttttatattttaaccaAATTCAACTAGActcaaattgttatattttattttcaacaggAACGAGAGTGTCTAAAATCTGTGAACCATGCCAGAAAAACTCACAGTCTTTTTCAGCCACAAGATAAGTGGTTCCAAAGTGTACTCTGGAACTCCGGTCTTGCAGGTCTTTGTGCTTCCGGGTACAACATCATCAGTCATGGCATGCAGGCTGCATTTGCTGAGAGATATCATAGCGAAACGTCATCTTTCCTCCTGCTCATTGGTGAGATGACAGTTACATTAAATTTTGTAGCTTGCTTCCTACACCCTCCCTTCAGAGGAAGGTTTCTTGATCACTCTAAGATTACCAAGGCTGATGTAGTGGAGATAATGGTCGTTTATTTGGGAGGTGACCTTGAGGAAGCCTTTCAGCAGTGTAAGAACACAAGGGGTGCACATGCCAAGTTTTCTTTGTTGGAAAAGTTTTATAACAAAAACTTTGAGATAGCCGAAAACCAGGACACCGATGATCTTTAGGTTGGCTACGACATGGAGTGTGCACTGAGGTGCTTCTTCCTATTCTTGGTTGGCACGTCCATGTTTCTGGACAAAAGTGTAACCTACGTGGATGTGGCTTACCTTAAGTATTTCATTGACTTGGTCTCCATTCACGAGTAGAACTGGGGAGCCGCATGCTTGGTATACATGTACCCCAAGCTAAACAAAGGTTTGAAAGTGAATACAGTGACAAGGGGCCagaaaagaccatgaagcttgtGGCAGAAACACTTTTGTCACAATAATAAACATAGTCTCAAGAAGTTATGGAATTAATGTCTTCTTGGTGAAAACAAGATTGAAGATCTGGATTTCTGCAAGCATTATGTGCTTTGGAAATAAACTCGAGTCAAGTTTGCTACTATTGAGCACAAAACCAAGAATAAGCTCGATTACATACACTCAGATTTGTGGGGACTATCTCGAGTTCCATCTCATGGTGGGAATAAATACTTTATGTCTCTAATTGATGACTACAACATGAAAGCATTGATATGTATGTAGAAGAATAAGGATGAGGAATTCGAGGAATTTGTTAAATGAAAGGTGCAAATTGAAAAGCACTGTAGGTGAAAAGTCAAGATGTTAAGGACGAATAACGGGTTAGAGTTCTTCAATGTCGAGTTCGATGAGTGCTGCAGGGAGCACGACATTGGGAGAAATAAGACGGTCAAGGGAACTCCATGGCAAAATGAATTGGAAGTACatataaatcaaattttattggAGAAGGTACAATGTATTCTTTCAAAAGCCAATCTTTCTAATAAGTCGCAGGCCGAGGCATTGCACATTGCATGTTATATCATTAACAGAAGCCCGCCCACAACGATCAAATGCAAGACAATTTAAAAAAGGTGGAATGATAAGTAGGACAATTACAACAATCTTCGTATATTCGGGTGTCCAGTTTACTACCATGTTAATCAAGATAAGCTGGAACATCGTGTAAGGAGGGATATTTCTTGGATATCCATACAGGGTGAAAGGACATATAATATGGTTCAATGACCTTAAGAAGTGTGTCATAAGCAGGGATATGAAATTCAATGAAGATGGGATGGTAGACAAAAACGAATCAGAGGAGAAGACAAATTCACATGAGAAAACTAAAGAAGGTCTGGTGACAGGATCAACCCAGGTTGAGGTGAAGCTCAACTTAGATGGAGTCGGTTAGAGGAAGGAAATTGACCACTCCGATCAAGAGGTTGATGTTCCTTATAAGACCAAGAAGACTTCAATAGTGACTATGAAGACGGCTACCTGCTAAGTTGGGATAGAGAGCAGAGTGTAATCTGACCTCTAACTCGGTATGGTCTCGAAAACCTGGTCTCCTATTCTCTATGGTTTCCCATGTCTTTCACAAGTGAATACCCGAAGATGTAGAAATATGTTGTCACTTGCAAAAACCATATGGTATGAAAGCTTTCCATTGAAGAGGAGATGTTGTCCTTGCACAAAAATCAAACATGGGAGCTGATACCAAAGCCAAAGGGAGCCCGACTTGTGGGATTCAAGTGGATCATtaaaaggaaataaggaaataTTGACGAGGAGCTGCCTAGGTACAACGCGATGTTAGTAGGAAAAGGATTTTTTCAAATAGAAAGGGTAGATTTCAATGAATTCTTTTAaccgattgtgaaacaaaaaTTGATAAGAATTGTCTTATCCAAGGTGACTAAGTTCAGTCTATGTTTGAAATAGATGAACGTGAAGACGACCTTTCTTCCTGAAGAGCATGAAGAAAGGACTCTAATGAGACAACTGGAGTATTTTGAAGAGAAAAGGAAAGAAGACCATGTCTGCTTATTGCAAAGGTTCCTATATGAGCTTAAGCAATCCCCTAGGCAGTGGTATAAGAGGTTTTATGGCTTCATTTTGGGAAAGGAGTACATGATAAGCAAATATGACAATTGTGTTTACTTCAAGAAGTTGAATAATGAAGGGTATATCTACTTGTTGCTCTATGTAGATGATATGCTTATTACAAGCAAGAGCATGGCAGATATTGTCGATCTCAAAGACTTGTTGTAGACGGAGTTTGATATGAAAGACATTGGAAATGCAAGAAAAATTCTTGGCATAGAGACAATAAGGGACCTAGCTAATGGGATTATGACCATAACCCAAAGTGGGTATCTCAAACGGGTAATCAACAGTTTAGTATGGAAAATTAGAAGCTGAAACATATCCCGATAGTAGCTCACTTTAAGCTATCAGTCAAAGAATGTCCAATGAATGAATAAGACCGGGAAGAATCCTGGGTTATAATGTACGTAAGTAGAAAGCCTCATGTATGTCATGATCTGATAAAGGCCAAATTTAGCCTATGCAGACAACTTGGTAAGTCGATATAAGGGAAATTTGGGGTATCAGCATTGACAAGCAGTGAAGTATATCCTCATATATTTAAAGGGTACTGAGAATATAGGTTTGAGGTTCATCCAAGAAGACCTGGGAGAGGTGGAGCTCTTGGGTATGTTGATATAGATTTTGCTGAGGACAAATATCAGAGGAGATCTCTAACTGGATTTGCGCTCGCCCTGTTTGGGAATTCTATCAGATGGAAAACCTCATTACAGAGTGTAATGGATTTATCTACTACAGTAGTCGAGTTCATAGGTGTGACTTAGgagtggaaataggctaggctaggctttataagacCTAGGCCTGGCCTATGATAAACTTGAAAGGCCTGAGCCTGACCTGTGGCCTATAGTAGGCTCTcttttttggcctggcctggcctttttaaaaggcTGGCCTGGGCTGAAAGCCTATTTTTATTatggttttcaattaatctatattatttaagaaaccttataagtcgtcctatatatgcatatataggccagtttatttagcctttgttctaatatatatgcatatataggtttGCCTATTAAGCCTTTTTTTCTAACATACATGCAAATATAGGTCGatctatttagcctatttttaatatacatgaaaatataggccggcttataaggcttcatagacttttttaatagcctcagcctggcctattttattaaataggcttttaaaaaagcctaagcctgacttttttttttaaataagcctGGCCTAGCCTTATATAGGCTAAGCCATAGGCCTCTGTAGGCCgacctggcctattcccacccctagtgtGACTGAAGCTATGAAGGAAGCTTTGTGGGTTAGAGGAACGATCGAGGAGCTCAGAATCTCACAAAGCTTTGTTAAAAATCTTCTATGTAAGAATCGTGCTTACCATGAATGGACTAAGCATATTGACTCGAGGATGTGTTAGATCCAGGACATCATTGAAGACGACAAAGTAAAAATTGAAAAGATACACACATATGTCAATGTTGCAGACTTCATGACCAATGTGGTGTCTTTGGGAAAATTCAGGCTATGCTTGAGACTGCTCAAGATTGAGGTTGGTTGACTACGCACATTGAATTGTTGGTCTGGGGTCGGGATGCATTCTAAAGTCTGTGAAGTTGAGAGGGTCTCTAAtctaaggtggagattgttgaatTATATTCAGACAAACTCCTGCAATTGGCTACCGAAGGTGTGATTGGCAGTTATAATTGTTGCAGATTTTGTGTTATCCTATAACAACCTCTAACCCTTTTGAGTCACTTGTTTGGCAGGTCTGAAGATTGGAGACAATGGAAATCTTTATATATCTTGCTCACTCTGTTTCTTAGATGGTTGAGGATCGAAACAATCGATTAACAGAAAAATGTCAAGTGAGTAGGGATGGCAAGCAAACTCGCACCCGCGGGCCCACctgcacccgaacccgagtcaacgggtgaaaacccgagttgcctaggtttgggttcgggttcgggtgccacccgatattttgagtgcgggtttgggtagtgtgaaatccGCATCCGAAGttacacccgcttatatatatatatatatgtgtgtgtgaatTCTAAGGTGAGGATTCAATTAAGTCCCTCACCGGTGGTTCATTAAAAAGATACTGTTAGATCTAATTGATGGAttggatttatttttaaaatataaaaaataaattgtatcTTTCCACACAAAATTACACCCTATCTCTTCTCCATTTATCTCTTCAACCTATCTACAAAATATCTTGCCGTTAATAATCAAAGAAATGTGATAAAAATAATGTTTGCAAACCCTTAATTAGAAAAGGGCATCGATAGACTATTGATGATGTTAATTATGTATCATCATGCTAATATATGTCTACAATCTCCTATATGAAAGGGCTGAAAATTGGAAACACATGTAAGCATTTATAGAGAAATTGAAAATTGTTAATTATGTATCATCTATATTTCTCTCCTATATAGATGGGAAGAGAAATTGATAAAACATTTATAGAGTCACTGTAAGCATTTATACATCACAATTTTTTCCTATTGTTTGACATTATTATCATTAAAATAATAGACTTATTATAAACATCTTCTCTTGCTGGCAAAGAGACCGTTATCAACATTACTACTCCTATCTCTCTCcataatttttcaataaataTCTACTAATTTTGTTAAGTTGGAGGAGAATCAATtaaaaagagataaaaatataattgTTCTCTCAAGAATCCGTTTTAAATGGTTTTAAGTGAGTTGGAGAGATAAATAGAGAAGAGATAGAGTGAAATTGTGTGTGGAAAGATATAGTTGtttttcataatttaaaaataaatctaaccCATCAATTAGATCTAACGGTATTTTTTTAATGTCTCACCGGTGAGGGATTTAATTGAACCCTCACCTTagaattcaatatatatatatatatatatatatatatatatatatatatatatatatatatatattgtgggaAGTTGTagaaaaattataagaaaaatgtattttttttaatgtattttgctgtgggttcgggtttgggtgaaaaaacccgaacccaacgggtgtgggtgttattttgccactCGAACAACATTTGGGTTTGGTTTCGGGTTCGGGTGCCGATTTCGGGTGTGAATTTGGGTAGTgtaaaacccgcacccgacccgacCCGTTATCATCCCTACAAGTGAGTGTTGGTGTGTTTTGGGGATAAACACGGATGAAAGGGTAGTGAGAAGGAGAGGTGAATCTCAATTGTTGTACCTTCATATTCTTCCATAACCGCATTCTGGATCACCTCCATTTCAGAGGAGTATGTCCAAATCGCAGCTCGAACACCCTACTTTGTTGTGTTCTTTAATGTTGTTGATTGTTTATATTCTGTCGCATGTGACTCTGATTGTGTGATTGAAAATTTCTTAATTTGATTGCTTTGGTGTTTGTTTCCCTTGCGCCCCCAAACCATAACAGTTTTTAATCTCTACAATAAAATTCAAGCTTTCGTATCTATATATTTTTTACATCAATTTTAGTCGTCGTTTTTAATATTGTAACATTTGTATAAAGGAAACCGTATGGCAACTGTCACGAAGCTTCTTTGAAAGGTCAATATATATTTTTCCAGATTATAATGTTGCTtcttttagaaagaaaaaatgtTCCATGAGGTCTCCCTCATCCCTATCAAATATATTTATCACAAAGCCAACACTAGTTTCTCCTTGTTCATTGAAGTTTTTCACCAAAATGACAAAAGTTGTCTATGTCTTTTGTAATATGTATGCCAGTTTTGACAAAAGTTTTATCGTCATGGCTAATATGTTGAACGAAGGGATGAAATTGACCTTACATCAATATATCTTAGCAAATTTCTTTGACAAAATATGTTCGGCCAAGGCTAAGTTAAGAGATAAGTTTAGGTAAGATATTATGGGGACTAATCTGGCTCCTCTAACTTTAGTTGAATGTGGCTTTAATTAGATAAGCATCATTATGGTACTCATATATACTCAAACTAGCCTCAAAAtagtgaaaatgatgaatttacacatttttttaaatatgtttaaataCATCATCACCTCTTTTTCACTAATGACCATGAACTTTTACACGTGTTTTAAGCCTCTTGAATCCTTGATCCCTCCTCGCACTTTAGATTGTGAGCAAAGATCACTTAAACATTTCATTATTGTTTTTTCTATAACTACTTGCATATTATTTGTATGGGCAAATTGATGAGATGACAGCTGAAGAAGAGATTGTGACTAAGAATATTGCGTGATTCCATTGATAAAAACTATCTTTCATAATCTGGGGAATGCATTGTGCTACATGGTATACAATTATTCAATGCTCAGAGAAATTTAAAACCAGTTTTATACTGGAACAGGAGTGAATCTTGAAGACCTTTGCAAACTAGCCGCATATTCCCGCGCCCACAGGTCATAGTGAATGATTTCTTCAAGGGAAGGTGAGGTTGACAATTCAGCTTGATGCTTCTCACATGTTAGCTCCACAACCTTGAAAATATCCAAATAGCTAATCCTGGAAACACCAAAGTAGCCAATTATTAGATGACAATTTACATCAACAAGAAGACGCATTGTAGTCTAAAAGCTATGAAGCATGAAACTGGAAGAAGAAAATTCCATGTGAAGATATAAATATTCCGCAAAATACTGTATTAATCTTACTTTTCATCGATAAACATTTCGACAGCTTTCTCATTTGCTGCACTAAGAACTCCTGTCATAGTGCCTCCAGCGCGTCCAGCAGCATAGGCAAGATTCATGGATGGATACTTAATGTTGTCAGGAGCTTTAAATGTAAGTGAACCAATCCTGCATAAtcatatttcaaattttcaatcaGTGCCTAGGTGGATTTGTTTATTTTCTTGAATATGAactaagaaaacaaaattaaggGAAAAATAATCGTACTTGCAAAGATCAAGCCGAGGCCAAGTGATTTCAGAACAATAAACTCTGTCTGGCCATGATAATGTATAAAGGATTGGCAGACGCATATCAGGCAACCCCAATTGTGCAAGAACAGATGAGTCctagaaagaaaaataattttgtattggATAAATATTTAGCAACATTTAATAATCTCTATCTTCTTTCTTCTTATAAGTAACGtgctaacatttaaaaataaggtTTAAACCTGTGTTTCGATCATTGAATGTATGATTGATTGTGGATGAATGACAATCTCAATATCATCATAATCAGCTCCAAATAAGTAATGTGCTTCAATCACTTCTAGACCCTGCAAAGACAGAACAATTTTACTTTGCAGTCAGAAAATTTAAAGTTTAAACATCATAATCATACAGATATCAGCAGAAAGAAACAAACCTTGTTAAAAAGTGTAGCAGAGTCTACAGTTATCTTTTTCCCCATACTCCAGTTGGGGTGTTTTAATGCATCAGCAACTTTAACATCTTTCAGTTTCTCAACAGGCCAGTCCCTATTAATCATGAAGCGAATGAATAATACTTACATTACAGCCATGCTGATCATATAGGGTCTAGATACAGAACTATATACAAGGAAAATTCAAGATTTTCCATGGTCCATGAGTCTCCGTCGTGATATGAAAAGTTGCAGCAAGCAAAATTTGGGTTTATTTTACATACCTAAAAGCACCTCCAGAAGCAGTTAGAATAATTCGCCTGAGTGCACCCTCTGGCAACCCCTGGATACACTGAAGTGAAGAATGCTTTCAGTTTTTCCATTAATAGGTGAGTACATGATAAAGTAATTGCTAAGTTTACTAAAAAACATGTAGAGAGCAAAGAATGAAATCGGAAATAAGTAAACCGGTATATCTAGAGTCTACTTCCCTTGCTGCATACACAAATTATTTGATAAAGTATGTGCTGTTATACCTGAAAAATGGCAGAATGTTCGGAATCGGCAGGAAGTATTTTTACGTTATGCTTCCGAGCAAGAGGAAGGACAAAAGGACCTCCAGCAATCAGTGTCTCTTTATTGGCCAAAGCTATGTCTTTTCCAGCTTCTATGGCTGCAACTGTTGGCTAATAAAATAATGAGAGGAACTTCAGCAATGTAATATATATTGTCTGATAATGGTAATACCATCTTAGTTGTGCCTTTTCTCACTCAATTCATTTTGCTATGGTTTTTGACACCAATAAATAAATACTCAAATCAGTCCTCAAAAGATATCATATCAGTCATAAACTCATAATAGTACACCAACAGGAGAGATGAAATCATGAAAATCACATCCATGATCCCCAAACCTTCATTTAGCGGTTAAATTAGTCCTTGAATGTATATTTCACTGATTGAATTAGTCCCAAAGGTTCATGTGGTATGTGCCATTAAaagcaatatattattctataTTACTATATATAATGACATTCTTAACTTCACAATTTGTCAGATACGAATAATgaagttaattttaaaaaacatgtAGATGCATACACACAGAAGAGTTTTTGTCGCATAGTAATTAGAGCAGTTACAAAAAGAGCCGGGGGAAAAGGGAAAATAAGCTACCTTTAGTCCTGCACAGCCTACTATTCCCGTGACTACGGTTACGGCATCTGGGTGACGTGCAACCTGAGAATATACAAGCAATAGCTTATGAAACACAACATTGGTATTCTAAACCAAATTGCATCATATAAACAAACCAGATTTCCACCTCAATGATTCCTTGCTCTCCAGGGATGATCTCAGGTTTTTGTTCAACATCTTTCAATGCTTCTTCAAGTTCAGCAATTAGAGACTCATTTCTAACTGCAACAAGTTGTGGCTTAAATCTTTTAACCTGTGTAACATATATAACAAGAGATTAGTCTTTTTTCCTATAGTTGGTATATCAAAAAATATGAGTGAATCCATCGAGTAAAATTTAAGAAACAAACCAACCCAAAGTTTCATTACATAGTTGAAGTGAAAGTATTTACCTGGTCTACAAGAAGAGAAATGTTTGAACCAGCTGCAAGCGCGACAACTCTAAACTTATCTGGATTCTCCGCGACAATATCTAATGTCTACAAAAGCATACAGAGGAATGAAGTACTAAAAACCTCTTTGACACCGACACCTCTAAATAAATGTGCGTCTGCATCTAAAATTGACACCGACACTaatgattacgtttaatttactcatttttaaaaattatt encodes:
- the LOC131605330 gene encoding 1-deoxy-D-xylulose 5-phosphate reductoisomerase, chloroplastic-like, with the protein product MALNLSSPTELKSIFFTDPLKSNRFTPKFPGGVALKRREDGRASGGRRVFCSVQSSSPPPAWPGRAVPELGYKTWEGQKPISIVGSTGSIGTQTLDIVAENPDKFRVVALAAGSNISLLVDQVKRFKPQLVAVRNESLIAELEEALKDVEQKPEIIPGEQGIIEVARHPDAVTVVTGIVGCAGLKPTVAAIEAGKDIALANKETLIAGGPFVLPLARKHNVKILPADSEHSAIFQCIQGLPEGALRRIILTASGGAFRDWPVEKLKDVKVADALKHPNWSMGKKITVDSATLFNKGLEVIEAHYLFGADYDDIEIVIHPQSIIHSMIETQDSSVLAQLGLPDMRLPILYTLSWPDRVYCSEITWPRLDLCKIGSLTFKAPDNIKYPSMNLAYAAGRAGGTMTGVLSAANEKAVEMFIDEKISYLDIFKVVELTCEKHQAELSTSPSLEEIIHYDLWAREYAASLQRSSRFTPVPV
- the LOC131625997 gene encoding uncharacterized protein LOC131625997, with protein sequence MDENNERMRLDRPTLTASARRERERECLKSVNHARKTHSLFQPQDKWFQSVLWNSGLAGLCASGYNIISHGMQAAFAERYHSETSSFLLLIGEMTVTLNFVACFLHPPFRGRFLDHSKITKADVVEIMVVYLGGDLEEAFQQCKNTRGAHAKFSLLEKFYNKNFEIAENQDTDDL